In the Carboxydothermus hydrogenoformans Z-2901 genome, AGCCATTGTGGAGAGATTAAAGGGTAAGTACCGTCTTAACTGGTTTCCGGAGGATGGGCCGGAGTTTAAGATCGAAGTTTCGCTTTTAAAAGACCTGGCTACCCTGACCATTGACACCAGCGGTGCTGGTTTACATAAACGGGGTTACCGAAAATTAACCGGCCGGGCACCTTTGCGGGAAACTCTGGCGGCAGCTCTGGTAATTCTTTCCCGCTGGCGGGAAGACAGAGCTTTTTCTGACCCTTTTTGCGGCTCCGGCACCATACCGGTGGAAGCGGCTTTAATTGGGCTAAATATTGCACCGGGAATAAACCGGGAGTTTGCTTTTATGAAATGGCCCTGGTTTCCTAAAAAAGAATTAGAGCGTGCCCGGGAGGAGGCAAGGAGCAAACGGCGTAATCTAAAGCTTTTAATTTACGGCAGCGATATATCCGAAGATGAATTAAGTTATGCCCGCTATCACGCTAAAGCGGCAGGGGTAGAAAAAAGTATCCGGTTTTTTAAAAAAGATTTCCGGGAAGTTAAATTCACGGAAGAGTACGGCTGGTTAATTTCTAATTTACCCTACGGGGAGAGAATTGGGGATGTGCGGGAAGTGGAGAAACTGTACCGGGAATTAAAAATCTTAAGGGAGAAACTTCCCACCTGGTCTTTTTATTTTTTAACCAGTCATCCGGCTTTTGAAAAACTTTATGGCAGAAAAGCGGATAAACGGCGTAAGCTTTATAACGGGAAGAT is a window encoding:
- a CDS encoding THUMP domain-containing class I SAM-dependent RNA methyltransferase, with product MASFRSTGFSRGDSGLILTATGGGFVKLSLIATAAFGLESVVALELKNLGINDVMVENGKVQFFGDYSTIARTNLWLRTADRVLIKVGEFYAESFEELFEKTKALPWEEFLPKNANFPVTGKAVRSKLMSVSDCQAIVKKAIVERLKGKYRLNWFPEDGPEFKIEVSLLKDLATLTIDTSGAGLHKRGYRKLTGRAPLRETLAAALVILSRWREDRAFSDPFCGSGTIPVEAALIGLNIAPGINREFAFMKWPWFPKKELERAREEARSKRRNLKLLIYGSDISEDELSYARYHAKAAGVEKSIRFFKKDFREVKFTEEYGWLISNLPYGERIGDVREVEKLYRELKILREKLPTWSFYFLTSHPAFEKLYGRKADKRRKLYNGKIETQFYQFFGPKPPKIIL